A region from the Treponema pallidum subsp. pallidum str. Nichols genome encodes:
- the dnaA gene encoding chromosomal replication initiator protein DnaA, giving the protein MDAVGYEVFWNETLSQIRSESTEAEFNMWFAHLFFIASFENAIEIAVPSDFFRIQFSQKYQEKLERKFLELSGHPIKLLFAVKKGTPHGNTAPPKHVHTYLEKNSPAEVPSKKSFHPDLNRDYTFENFVSGEETKFSHSAAISVSKNPGTSYNPLLIYGGVGLGKTHLMQAIGHEIYKTTDLNVIYVTAENFGNEFISTLLNKKTQDFKKKYRYTADVLLIDDIHFFENKDGLQEELFYTFNELFEKKKQIIFTCDRPVQELKNLSSRLRSRCSRGLSTDLNMPCFETRCAILIKKIQNYNSTYPHKAIHISDDVVRLVSENISSNIRDLEGALTKIIAFIEVSGSITIDIVPSLLKEFFLSARPKHITVETILHVVADHFNISYSDLKGKKRNKSVVYPRQIAMFLSKELTELSTTELGIEFGGRDHSTVIYGCQKIEGEILTNPSLQANLDLLKSKVQDSIR; this is encoded by the coding sequence ATGGACGCAGTAGGGTATGAAGTATTCTGGAACGAGACACTCAGCCAGATACGGAGTGAATCGACCGAAGCAGAATTTAACATGTGGTTTGCTCATTTGTTCTTTATCGCATCTTTTGAAAACGCTATCGAAATAGCAGTACCTTCAGACTTTTTCCGAATACAGTTTAGCCAAAAATATCAAGAAAAGCTTGAGCGCAAGTTCCTCGAACTTTCTGGACACCCCATTAAACTTTTGTTTGCCGTTAAAAAAGGCACCCCTCATGGAAATACTGCTCCCCCCAAACACGTGCATACCTACCTGGAGAAAAACTCTCCTGCAGAGGTTCCTTCCAAAAAGAGCTTTCACCCCGACCTGAACAGAGACTATACCTTCGAGAACTTTGTATCCGGAGAAGAAACCAAATTCAGCCATAGCGCTGCTATCTCCGTATCAAAAAACCCAGGCACTTCCTACAATCCGTTACTTATCTACGGTGGAGTGGGACTAGGAAAAACCCACCTTATGCAGGCTATTGGACACGAGATCTACAAGACAACAGACCTGAACGTCATATACGTCACTGCGGAGAATTTTGGAAATGAATTCATTTCCACATTACTCAATAAAAAGACCCAGGATTTTAAAAAAAAATACCGCTACACCGCGGATGTACTTCTTATAGATGACATTCATTTTTTTGAAAACAAAGACGGATTACAAGAAGAGCTTTTCTATACGTTCAACGAACTTTTCGAGAAAAAAAAACAAATTATCTTTACCTGCGACAGGCCTGTACAAGAATTGAAAAATCTCTCTTCTCGCTTACGCTCGAGGTGCTCCCGAGGGCTTAGCACTGATCTGAATATGCCATGTTTTGAAACGCGCTGTGCTATCTTGATTAAAAAAATACAAAACTATAACAGCACCTATCCTCACAAAGCCATCCACATTTCAGACGATGTTGTCCGACTTGTTTCTGAAAACATTTCTTCAAATATCAGGGATCTTGAGGGGGCATTAACAAAAATTATCGCTTTCATTGAAGTGTCGGGATCCATCACGATAGATATCGTTCCCTCTCTCCTAAAAGAGTTCTTCCTCTCTGCAAGGCCAAAACACATCACAGTAGAAACTATTCTTCATGTAGTTGCAGATCACTTTAACATTTCGTATTCAGATCTAAAGGGTAAGAAACGCAATAAAAGCGTTGTTTATCCTCGGCAAATCGCTATGTTTCTCTCAAAGGAACTGACAGAGCTCTCCACTACTGAACTTGGTATCGAATTTGGTGGCAGAGATCATTCAACCGTCATTTACGGATGTCAAAAAATAGAAGGAGAAATTCTCACTAATCCTTCGTTACAGGCAAATCTTGATTTGCTGAAAAGTAAAGTTCAAGATTCAATCCGCTAG
- the dnaN gene encoding DNA polymerase III subunit beta, with amino-acid sequence MKILCEKEAFLKEISTAQEVISNKKNTSIFSNVLLAAQGALLTIRATDTKVTFETSIPVNVLAEGTTTVFCDKLVNVVSALPTKEIELTLCEEQLVITPPNKKISFQLRTLSHESFPCFPQNEGGVSLAVPTSDLRNMINHTVFAVSEDSTRHFINGVHVDFQYGNIICVSTDGKRLAYIEKKGESSPQSFSGVIVPTKILGIVNRKLTPEGSVTLCITSQHVYFFFGGYKFSSVLIEGQFPNYKRVIPDHQERSFCVGRVELMEALKRVSLLVEQKSHRIFITIQQGLLTLSSKAHTQENEIGDAQEEIACAYTGESEVIALNYLYLEEPLKVFTSKEVQVEFTDPAKALTLRAVPNTDCFHIIMPMQTE; translated from the coding sequence GTGAAAATCCTATGCGAGAAAGAAGCCTTTCTGAAGGAAATAAGCACAGCACAAGAGGTTATTTCAAATAAAAAAAACACGTCTATTTTTTCGAACGTCCTATTAGCTGCTCAAGGAGCCCTGCTTACCATCAGAGCAACCGACACAAAAGTTACCTTTGAAACTAGCATTCCCGTCAATGTTCTCGCCGAAGGCACAACGACAGTTTTTTGCGACAAACTTGTGAATGTTGTTTCTGCCCTTCCAACAAAAGAAATCGAATTAACGTTATGTGAAGAACAACTTGTCATTACCCCTCCAAACAAAAAGATAAGCTTTCAGCTCAGAACCCTCTCGCATGAGAGTTTTCCATGTTTCCCTCAAAATGAAGGAGGCGTCTCTCTTGCTGTGCCTACCTCCGATCTTAGAAACATGATTAACCATACCGTTTTTGCAGTTTCAGAAGACAGTACGCGCCATTTTATCAATGGCGTACACGTTGATTTTCAGTATGGAAATATTATTTGTGTTTCAACAGATGGAAAGCGGCTCGCCTATATAGAAAAAAAGGGAGAATCCTCTCCCCAATCCTTTTCGGGTGTTATTGTGCCAACTAAGATCTTAGGCATAGTAAACCGTAAGCTTACCCCTGAAGGATCAGTGACGCTATGCATTACGTCGCAGCACGTTTACTTTTTTTTCGGTGGATATAAGTTTTCTTCTGTGCTTATTGAGGGGCAATTTCCTAATTACAAAAGAGTAATCCCTGATCATCAGGAGCGTTCTTTTTGTGTTGGACGTGTGGAGCTAATGGAGGCACTTAAACGAGTCTCGTTGTTGGTAGAACAAAAATCTCACAGGATATTTATTACCATACAGCAGGGTTTGTTGACTTTAAGCTCAAAAGCTCACACTCAAGAAAATGAAATAGGTGATGCTCAGGAAGAAATAGCCTGTGCTTATACAGGAGAAAGTGAGGTCATAGCTCTTAACTATCTATACCTTGAAGAACCGCTTAAGGTTTTTACTTCGAAGGAGGTTCAAGTGGAATTTACCGATCCTGCAAAAGCACTCACGCTTCGTGCTGTACCAAACACGGACTGCTTTCACATCATTATGCCTATGCAAACGGAGTGA
- the recF gene encoding DNA replication/repair protein RecF (All proteins in this family for which functions are known are DNA-binding proteins that assist the filamentation of RecA onto DNA for the initiation of recombination or recombinational repair.) yields MLYQTRTAFTSLCLCKRSDSLPFLTVTAINFRNLAHHTIDISSPEVFFVGNNGQGKTNILEVLYLAAYGNSFRTRTESELYATHARSNEYRVKVMYRGEYTHTVQIFSKNGKKRIEKNLKKIRTKKELISSIPCILFFHNDLDFVVGTPERRRFFLDQSLSMCNPLYLEYLQKYHALTKTKNREIKEKRVQLLDALDTQIATVGFDLVQWRTQLVRDFNVIFTKYYERLGDLAQVRIEYKPSWSDSSVEEIVHSLYKRRKHDLAMGMSMSGPHRDKIHFTRSQALFIPQASTGQRRLVSLVLRMSQAVFYTGVTGKLPVLLMDDVLLELDPEKRERFMMSLPPYDQLFCTFLPGEAYRRYGREKTRVYFVSEGACHE; encoded by the coding sequence GTGCTGTACCAAACACGGACTGCTTTCACATCATTATGCCTATGCAAACGGAGTGATTCTTTGCCTTTTCTCACAGTGACTGCAATAAATTTCAGAAATCTTGCACATCACACGATTGATATATCCTCTCCTGAGGTTTTTTTTGTGGGAAATAACGGACAGGGAAAAACCAATATACTTGAGGTTCTATATCTTGCTGCGTACGGAAATTCGTTTCGAACACGCACCGAAAGCGAACTGTATGCAACTCACGCGCGTTCGAATGAGTATCGGGTAAAAGTTATGTACCGCGGGGAGTATACCCACACAGTGCAGATTTTCTCCAAAAATGGAAAAAAGCGCATTGAGAAAAACTTGAAAAAAATAAGGACAAAAAAAGAACTTATCAGCAGTATTCCCTGTATTTTGTTTTTTCATAACGATTTGGACTTCGTAGTTGGTACGCCAGAACGCAGACGCTTCTTTTTGGATCAATCCCTTTCGATGTGTAATCCTCTGTATTTGGAATACTTGCAAAAATATCACGCACTAACAAAAACAAAGAACAGAGAGATAAAAGAGAAACGCGTTCAGTTACTCGATGCACTGGATACGCAAATTGCAACCGTGGGTTTTGATCTCGTGCAGTGGAGAACTCAGCTTGTCCGTGACTTTAACGTGATTTTTACTAAGTATTATGAGCGCCTTGGAGACCTTGCGCAGGTGCGCATTGAGTATAAGCCTTCATGGTCTGACTCCTCAGTTGAGGAGATCGTACATTCTCTTTACAAGAGACGTAAGCACGATCTTGCGATGGGGATGAGTATGTCAGGTCCTCATAGAGATAAGATTCACTTTACTCGGTCGCAGGCGCTTTTCATTCCTCAGGCTTCTACCGGACAGAGGCGGTTGGTTTCGTTGGTACTGAGGATGTCGCAGGCTGTGTTCTACACAGGAGTAACGGGAAAACTGCCCGTACTCTTAATGGATGATGTCTTGTTAGAGCTTGATCCTGAGAAGCGGGAAAGGTTCATGATGAGTTTGCCTCCGTATGATCAGCTGTTTTGTACATTTTTGCCAGGGGAAGCGTACAGGCGATACGGGCGTGAAAAAACGCGGGTATATTTTGTTTCTGAAGGGGCGTGTCATGAATAA
- a CDS encoding DUF721 domain-containing protein, which produces MNNGVNKLSDLLVLTTEYIQASYETEAFDAHREWVCIVGNPVALHSTLVDIRNGKVVVKVTHPGWAQYLLLKKDEIVHALRRRYPSLGVTGMSTYVDSTSRTPSAKKDMQGLSVSEKQTRPVPELAEVFEQLRTLFQVKTEEPSH; this is translated from the coding sequence ATGAATAATGGTGTGAATAAGCTATCGGACTTACTCGTGTTGACCACTGAATATATCCAAGCTTCCTATGAAACGGAGGCGTTTGATGCGCATCGAGAATGGGTGTGTATTGTGGGTAACCCCGTTGCGTTACACAGCACGCTGGTAGATATCAGAAATGGGAAAGTTGTGGTCAAGGTGACTCATCCTGGTTGGGCACAATACCTTTTGTTAAAGAAAGACGAAATTGTACATGCCCTTCGTAGGCGATATCCGTCGTTGGGAGTGACGGGTATGAGTACGTACGTAGATTCTACCTCACGTACCCCTTCTGCGAAGAAGGACATGCAGGGACTTTCGGTATCAGAAAAGCAGACTCGTCCTGTGCCTGAACTTGCCGAGGTATTTGAACAGCTCCGAACGCTTTTTCAGGTGAAAACGGAAGAACCGTCACATTAG
- the gyrA gene encoding DNA topoisomerase (ATP-hydrolyzing) subunit A yields the protein MEEISTPEGGVLVPISIETEVKRAYIDYSMSVIVSRALPDVRDGLKPVHRRILYAMEEKGLRFSGPTRKCAKIVGDVLGSFHPHGDASVYDALVRLGQDFSLRYPVIHPQGNFGTIGGDPPAAYRYTEAKMARIAESMVEDIKKETVSFVPNFDDSDVEPTVLPGRFPFLLANGSSGIAVGMTTNMPPHNLREIAAAISAYIENPNLSIQELCDCINGPDFPTGGIIFGKNGIRQSYETGRGKIVVRARFTIETDSKGRDTIIFTEVPYQVNTTMLVMRIGELARAKVIEGIANVNDETSDRTGLRIVVELKKGTPAQVVLNHLFAKTPLQSSFNVINLALVEGRPRMLTLKDLVRYFVEHRVDVVTRRAHFELRKAQERIHLVRALIRALDAIDKIITLIRHSQNTELAKQRLREQFDFDNVQAQAIVDMQMKRLTGLEVESLRTELKDLTELISSLEELLTSPQKVLGVVKKETRDIADMFGDDRRTDIVSNEIEYLDVEDFIQKEEMVILISHLGYIKRVPVSAYRNQNRGGKGSSSANLAAHDFISQIFTASTHDYVMFVTSRGRAYWLKVYGIPESGRANRGSHIKSLLMVATDEEITAIVSLREFSNKSYVFMATARGVVKKVTTDNFVNAKTRGIIALKLSGGDTLVSAVLVQDEDEVMLITRQGKALRMSGREVREMGRNSSGVIGIKLTSEDLVAGVLRVSEQRKVLIMTENGYGKRVSFSEFSVHGRGTAGQKIYTQTDRKGAIIGALAVLDTDECMCITGQGKTIRVDVCAISVLGRGAQGVRVLDIEPSDLVVGLSCVMQG from the coding sequence ATGGAAGAAATTAGCACCCCAGAGGGTGGCGTTCTTGTGCCCATTTCTATAGAGACAGAAGTCAAGCGTGCTTACATAGACTATTCTATGTCCGTCATAGTTTCTCGTGCGCTTCCGGATGTCCGCGACGGTTTAAAGCCTGTTCACAGACGTATTCTCTACGCGATGGAGGAAAAAGGGCTACGCTTTTCAGGACCTACACGGAAGTGTGCCAAGATAGTGGGGGACGTTTTGGGAAGCTTTCATCCTCATGGGGATGCGTCCGTCTATGACGCGCTAGTGCGTCTTGGGCAAGATTTTTCCCTTCGTTATCCAGTCATTCATCCTCAAGGAAATTTCGGGACTATCGGGGGCGACCCTCCGGCAGCGTATCGGTACACCGAAGCGAAGATGGCGCGTATTGCAGAATCTATGGTAGAGGACATAAAAAAGGAAACGGTTTCCTTTGTTCCCAATTTTGACGATTCTGACGTAGAGCCCACGGTTCTTCCTGGAAGGTTTCCTTTTCTTCTTGCGAATGGGTCCAGTGGTATTGCAGTTGGTATGACTACAAACATGCCACCGCATAATTTGCGTGAGATAGCCGCAGCTATCTCTGCGTACATCGAGAACCCAAATCTTTCGATTCAGGAGTTATGCGATTGTATCAATGGTCCTGACTTTCCCACGGGAGGCATTATCTTTGGAAAGAACGGGATTAGGCAGTCTTACGAAACAGGTCGAGGGAAAATTGTTGTCCGTGCTCGCTTTACCATCGAGACGGATTCAAAGGGTAGGGATACCATTATTTTTACAGAAGTTCCGTATCAAGTTAATACTACCATGCTTGTTATGCGTATTGGGGAACTTGCACGTGCGAAAGTGATCGAAGGTATTGCGAATGTAAACGACGAGACTTCCGATCGTACAGGGCTACGCATAGTGGTAGAGCTCAAAAAGGGTACCCCCGCACAGGTAGTACTCAATCACCTGTTTGCAAAGACTCCCCTGCAGTCCTCTTTTAATGTGATTAATCTTGCTTTGGTAGAGGGAAGACCTCGAATGCTCACGCTCAAGGACCTAGTGCGCTACTTTGTAGAACACCGGGTCGATGTAGTGACTCGGCGTGCGCATTTTGAATTACGTAAGGCTCAGGAGCGCATACACTTGGTGCGTGCGCTGATACGTGCCTTGGATGCCATTGATAAAATCATCACGCTTATCCGTCATTCGCAGAACACAGAGCTTGCAAAACAGCGTTTGCGTGAACAATTTGACTTTGACAACGTGCAGGCGCAGGCGATCGTAGATATGCAGATGAAGCGCTTGACAGGTTTGGAAGTCGAGAGTTTGCGTACGGAATTGAAAGATTTGACGGAGCTGATTTCTTCTCTGGAGGAGTTACTTACTTCTCCCCAAAAGGTCTTGGGAGTTGTTAAGAAAGAGACGCGTGATATCGCAGATATGTTTGGGGATGATCGGCGTACAGATATTGTGAGCAATGAAATAGAATATCTGGATGTAGAAGATTTTATCCAGAAAGAGGAAATGGTTATTCTTATTTCCCATCTTGGTTACATTAAGCGCGTTCCAGTGTCTGCGTATAGAAATCAGAATCGGGGAGGAAAGGGCTCAAGTTCAGCGAATCTGGCGGCTCACGATTTTATTAGCCAGATATTTACTGCATCAACACATGACTACGTGATGTTTGTCACGAGCCGTGGGCGGGCCTATTGGCTAAAAGTATACGGGATTCCTGAATCTGGTCGGGCGAATCGTGGTTCGCATATTAAGTCGCTTCTCATGGTAGCGACGGACGAGGAGATCACGGCCATCGTATCTTTGAGAGAGTTTAGTAATAAAAGTTATGTTTTTATGGCTACTGCGCGAGGTGTAGTTAAAAAGGTAACTACTGATAATTTTGTGAATGCGAAGACGCGCGGTATTATAGCGCTTAAGCTGAGCGGAGGTGACACGCTGGTGAGCGCAGTGTTGGTGCAGGACGAAGATGAAGTAATGCTTATTACGCGTCAGGGAAAAGCATTGCGCATGTCGGGGAGGGAGGTGCGCGAGATGGGTCGCAATTCCAGTGGGGTGATTGGGATAAAATTGACGTCCGAGGACCTAGTGGCGGGGGTTTTGCGAGTAAGCGAACAACGGAAAGTACTGATAATGACGGAGAATGGATATGGTAAGCGGGTCAGTTTTTCAGAATTTTCTGTACATGGGCGAGGGACTGCAGGACAGAAGATTTACACACAAACGGATAGAAAAGGTGCTATAATAGGTGCTCTTGCTGTTCTCGATACAGATGAGTGTATGTGTATTACTGGTCAGGGAAAAACGATTCGCGTGGACGTGTGTGCAATCAGCGTGCTGGGGCGTGGTGCGCAGGGCGTGCGTGTGTTGGATATCGAGCCATCGGATTTAGTAGTAGGACTTAGTTGTGTAATGCAGGGGTAA
- a CDS encoding major outer sheath C-terminal domain-containing protein, translated as MPGAGFRFILATDAGNTYRDTNSARARVVEQALELAEKTYPSLRTVRRIFSWMVQHVDSLGIDALVTAQWRWLSGGVYGATGAASVFGSGPFVKSTFQYTDFAAFLRLETRSGDDYTHALHGLNAGIEARVYLPLGYKSYLDNGGLPPDVVPAQGVAQQVANAARVGILGLLNFLNSATNFVARAAGLPADAIATGAASIALPIMGNAWVGYRIPCYDSMWIEPRAHIYMATNRFNFNGFKGTRNLKGELCFQYAVELRASPIKPVEFSVRWEQGLLSQDPYMLIEENWSWPGYTGSLFLGCKITW; from the coding sequence ATGCCTGGTGCAGGATTCCGCTTCATTTTAGCTACGGATGCCGGAAATACCTACCGGGATACGAACAGTGCGAGAGCACGTGTCGTCGAACAGGCACTAGAACTCGCGGAGAAGACGTATCCGTCATTACGGACGGTGCGTCGTATATTCAGCTGGATGGTACAGCACGTGGACTCATTAGGCATAGACGCGCTGGTTACAGCGCAGTGGCGTTGGCTTTCAGGAGGTGTATACGGCGCAACAGGGGCGGCGTCTGTTTTTGGGAGTGGTCCCTTTGTAAAGTCAACTTTTCAATACACGGACTTTGCTGCGTTTCTCAGACTAGAAACTCGTTCGGGAGATGATTACACCCATGCCTTGCACGGCCTAAACGCAGGCATAGAAGCACGTGTATACCTTCCCCTGGGCTACAAAAGTTATCTTGACAACGGAGGTCTCCCCCCAGACGTCGTACCTGCCCAAGGGGTAGCACAGCAGGTCGCCAATGCTGCCAGAGTAGGTATTTTAGGTCTTCTTAATTTCTTGAATAGTGCCACAAACTTTGTAGCACGCGCGGCAGGGTTACCGGCAGACGCGATAGCAACAGGCGCAGCTTCAATAGCCCTTCCGATAATGGGGAATGCATGGGTAGGCTACCGCATACCGTGCTACGATAGTATGTGGATAGAACCACGTGCGCACATATATATGGCAACCAACCGATTCAATTTCAATGGGTTCAAAGGAACGCGCAATTTAAAGGGAGAACTTTGTTTCCAATACGCTGTTGAGCTGCGTGCAAGTCCTATCAAACCTGTGGAGTTTTCCGTGCGGTGGGAGCAAGGGTTGCTTTCACAGGATCCCTACATGTTGATAGAAGAGAACTGGAGCTGGCCTGGATACACCGGTTCACTCTTTCTAGGGTGCAAGATCACTTGGTGA
- a CDS encoding major outer sheath C-terminal domain-containing protein, which produces MGACISVYARFALGCGVFFLHGAVLDGVSRAFSSSAAFSGSAELSWGVVFDAEGASPVTAGKSIRHGFRTKSSWKLAFPLLPKKGATYTSFSGEDPIWVELSLKGLKVDFESALGSGTADPSMTTRSPFLKSGRSDFSLEATLHLYDVSFSVGKDPVFPSNFAQLWTPFITTSYESRSVKYAPGFGGVGGKIAYQARNISNSGITFNCALSFSSNGIWKSAPSVTSKVKGKGTNSRRMPADPHSKYGLGTEFTLVYARKGREQVRLEAASCATLSAGYRTGPDQTHHQNKDTVLWNVGARLTLSPGAGFKIVCAFDAGTPYKKGAARESLAETLAAQRGCNRFDTALMHALGLLVAAAKTRNELAAQMRSQSPPGVWEKFEQAVQSLPPITQGKPGVVGAEVRPGTMWMELSPVRKALVDVLSVLEQGGFDRVAFDALLIVQWRWISLGAYVASAPTNVFGSMLFPRGSSDHFDCAAFVRVESKWYDSLSKLVSGLSGGVEARLYIPFTHGLYLEPGSCTPNSTRGKKPQAFVLPPPGVVHPGAHSALPVVGKLWLNYRITLAAHAWIRPMVSLYGATYGAQGFSYGPGGAAGTVKRNRTFRAGKNLYYQVGVAVSPFERCELLIEWSQGMLARRPYISLEHGSWPDKRSELVCSCKVLW; this is translated from the coding sequence ATGGGCGCCTGTATATCCGTATATGCGCGTTTTGCGTTAGGGTGTGGGGTGTTTTTCCTTCATGGTGCGGTTTTGGACGGGGTTTCACGCGCCTTTTCGTCCTCCGCCGCGTTCAGCGGTTCTGCTGAACTTAGCTGGGGTGTCGTCTTTGATGCAGAAGGTGCCTCTCCAGTTACAGCGGGTAAAAGCATACGACATGGGTTTCGCACGAAGAGCAGCTGGAAGCTTGCTTTTCCCTTGTTGCCCAAGAAAGGCGCCACGTATACGAGCTTTTCAGGTGAGGATCCCATATGGGTTGAGCTTTCTCTCAAGGGATTGAAGGTGGATTTTGAAAGTGCTTTAGGGTCGGGAACTGCGGATCCAAGTATGACGACGCGTTCTCCTTTCTTAAAGTCAGGAAGAAGCGATTTTTCCCTTGAGGCCACACTCCACCTCTACGATGTCTCTTTTTCTGTAGGAAAAGATCCCGTTTTTCCCTCTAATTTTGCGCAGTTGTGGACCCCCTTTATTACTACTAGTTATGAGTCAAGGAGCGTCAAATACGCTCCAGGGTTTGGTGGGGTTGGCGGAAAAATCGCATATCAGGCACGGAATATTTCGAACAGTGGCATTACATTCAACTGTGCCCTTTCCTTTTCGTCGAACGGTATATGGAAAAGTGCTCCTTCTGTCACCTCTAAGGTGAAAGGAAAGGGCACCAATAGTCGGCGCATGCCAGCGGACCCGCACAGTAAATATGGCCTTGGTACTGAGTTCACGCTCGTATACGCCCGAAAGGGGCGGGAACAGGTCAGGCTTGAGGCAGCAAGTTGTGCTACTCTTTCTGCAGGGTACAGAACTGGACCTGATCAGACGCATCATCAAAACAAAGATACTGTGCTGTGGAATGTAGGCGCGCGTTTGACGCTTTCCCCGGGAGCAGGATTCAAGATCGTGTGTGCCTTCGATGCTGGGACACCGTACAAGAAGGGTGCCGCGAGGGAGTCCCTCGCTGAAACGCTTGCGGCACAGCGTGGTTGTAATCGTTTTGACACCGCGCTCATGCACGCGCTTGGGTTACTTGTTGCTGCTGCGAAGACACGCAATGAACTCGCCGCACAGATGCGATCGCAGTCACCACCAGGTGTGTGGGAAAAATTTGAACAGGCGGTGCAATCGTTACCTCCTATAACGCAGGGAAAGCCTGGCGTCGTTGGGGCGGAGGTCCGCCCGGGTACGATGTGGATGGAACTTTCCCCGGTAAGGAAAGCACTTGTCGATGTACTTTCTGTACTTGAGCAGGGTGGTTTTGATCGTGTCGCCTTTGACGCATTGCTGATTGTGCAATGGCGCTGGATTTCGCTGGGAGCATACGTAGCAAGTGCTCCTACCAATGTGTTTGGCTCAATGCTTTTTCCGCGTGGGAGTAGTGACCATTTTGACTGTGCCGCATTCGTGCGGGTGGAAAGTAAGTGGTACGATTCTCTTTCTAAGCTTGTGTCCGGTCTGAGCGGAGGTGTCGAGGCGCGTTTATATATTCCTTTCACTCATGGCTTGTACCTGGAACCTGGCTCCTGTACGCCGAATTCCACACGGGGAAAGAAGCCTCAGGCGTTTGTGCTTCCTCCACCCGGTGTTGTCCATCCGGGTGCACACAGCGCGTTGCCTGTTGTGGGGAAACTGTGGCTTAACTACCGGATTACTCTTGCTGCTCACGCATGGATAAGACCGATGGTTTCGCTGTATGGCGCTACATATGGTGCGCAGGGTTTTTCTTACGGACCAGGTGGTGCTGCCGGAACGGTAAAGAGGAACCGCACGTTCCGCGCAGGTAAAAATCTGTATTATCAGGTAGGGGTGGCGGTGAGTCCGTTTGAAAGATGTGAGTTGCTCATTGAGTGGTCGCAGGGAATGCTTGCGCGTCGTCCCTACATAAGTTTGGAGCATGGTTCTTGGCCGGATAAGCGGAGCGAGCTCGTGTGTTCGTGTAAGGTTCTGTGGTGA